The Caviibacter abscessus genome window below encodes:
- a CDS encoding MFS transporter — MLDQLFVQWLNYFYLPPENSTLQPILTARYLIFGFIFMRFIDSIADPIVGYMSDHNNSKFGRRSFFMIIGGIPLALSMILFYFPQGNSQLQLLAYFSIIGAVYFIAYTLVGGPYNSLIPDLANTKNERINLSTVQSIFRLVFTAIPMILSPKLIAIFSKGSTELHGFRKTIILFSLLSLIGVYACALFLGEREIKNKKEISKGASFRETVKQLYNREIILYFLGFFFFFSAFNILRNVINYYVVIVMGKSTSSVTLISVIIFGIAAIFFPITNKLTKIFGFKKMMISNISAIILGTIGLMVFRNNNLSIIYFFYAIIGTGISGAAFIFPPAMLSEISTGIANKTGISVEGLLFGIQGFFLKLAFMVQAIISISALIYNSKPNSLGLKSASYDGVMLSLLIAVILFILSMIFYTMKKNEI; from the coding sequence ATGTTAGATCAATTATTTGTGCAGTGGTTAAATTATTTTTATTTACCACCTGAAAACTCTACATTACAACCAATTCTTACAGCAAGATACTTAATATTTGGTTTTATATTTATGAGATTTATTGATTCTATTGCAGATCCGATAGTTGGATATATGTCAGATCATAACAATTCTAAATTTGGACGTCGTTCATTTTTTATGATAATAGGTGGAATACCGTTAGCCTTATCAATGATACTTTTTTATTTTCCGCAAGGTAATAGTCAATTGCAATTATTAGCGTACTTTTCTATAATAGGTGCTGTTTATTTTATAGCGTATACTTTAGTAGGAGGTCCGTATAATTCACTAATACCTGACTTGGCAAATACAAAAAATGAAAGAATAAACTTATCAACAGTTCAATCAATCTTTAGACTTGTATTTACAGCAATACCTATGATTTTATCACCAAAATTAATAGCAATATTTTCAAAAGGTTCAACTGAATTACATGGATTTAGAAAAACTATTATTTTATTTTCTTTATTATCATTAATAGGTGTATATGCGTGTGCCTTATTTCTTGGTGAAAGAGAAATTAAAAATAAAAAAGAAATATCAAAAGGTGCTAGTTTTAGAGAAACTGTAAAACAATTATATAATAGAGAAATAATTTTATATTTCTTAGGATTTTTCTTTTTCTTTAGTGCATTTAATATTTTAAGAAATGTAATAAATTATTATGTAGTAATAGTAATGGGGAAAAGTACGAGTTCAGTTACTTTAATATCTGTGATAATTTTTGGTATTGCAGCAATATTTTTCCCGATAACAAATAAACTTACTAAAATATTTGGATTTAAAAAAATGATGATATCAAATATATCAGCGATAATATTAGGGACAATAGGACTTATGGTATTTAGAAATAATAATTTATCAATAATTTACTTTTTTTATGCTATAATAGGAACAGGTATTAGTGGTGCGGCATTTATATTCCCACCAGCAATGCTTAGTGAAATATCTACCGGAATAGCAAATAAAACAGGAATTTCAGTTGAAGGACTATTATTTGGAATACAAGGATTCTTTTTGAAACTTGCATTTATGGTACAAGCAATAATATCAATTTCTGCACTTATTTATAATAGTAAACCTAATAGTTTAGGACTTAAGTCTGCAAGTTATGATGGAGTAATGTTAAGTTTACTAATAGCAGTTATTTTATTTATATTATCAATGATATTTTATACTATGAAAAAAAATGAAATTTAA
- a CDS encoding alpha/beta hydrolase: MMFLLDKIEKYPRKTLEQSLSEVMKSKNKMIGGIYSPIIFNMKYEEIKYSSIDGITLYGWLIKSENATKTLIFCHGRNNNRIFCLRFLQLFLDMNLSESYNIFIPDFRNSGKSDIAKTGFGYFFARDIYSTIKMLKSEFSYNNFILYGFSQGAMGCSAVPYLYKEELKNENIKIEKLILDSPVANIKKLILKNAKIKGIPIPRLITYLSLKIFNKHIDYRLDDMKLSTLLGIVSTLIIQSEKDNLTPYDIVKDEFEKFNIRKEKDQTLASVQFKAFRKGQHVRTYLEYKQEYTQTINKFLESEKL; this comes from the coding sequence ATGATGTTTTTACTAGATAAAATTGAAAAATATCCAAGAAAAACACTGGAACAGTCACTAAGTGAAGTTATGAAAAGTAAAAATAAAATGATAGGTGGTATATATTCTCCTATAATATTTAATATGAAGTATGAGGAGATTAAATATAGTTCTATTGATGGAATAACTTTGTATGGTTGGCTTATTAAATCTGAAAATGCTACAAAAACTCTTATTTTTTGCCATGGAAGAAATAATAATAGAATATTTTGCCTAAGATTTCTACAACTTTTTTTAGATATGAATTTAAGTGAAAGTTACAATATCTTTATTCCTGATTTTAGAAATTCAGGAAAGTCTGATATTGCTAAAACTGGTTTTGGTTATTTTTTTGCAAGGGATATATACAGTACAATTAAAATGTTAAAATCAGAATTTTCATATAATAATTTTATACTTTATGGATTTTCACAAGGTGCTATGGGTTGTAGTGCAGTTCCTTATTTATATAAAGAAGAATTAAAAAATGAAAATATTAAAATTGAAAAATTAATATTAGATAGTCCTGTTGCAAATATAAAAAAATTGATATTAAAAAATGCTAAAATAAAAGGTATACCAATACCTAGATTAATAACTTATTTATCGCTTAAAATATTTAATAAACATATTGATTATAGGTTAGATGATATGAAGTTATCAACATTACTAGGAATAGTTTCGACTCTTATAATTCAATCAGAAAAAGATAACTTAACACCGTATGATATTGTTAAAGATGAATTTGAAAAATTTAATATTAGAAAAGAAAAAGATCAAACGCTTGCTAGTGTTCAATTTAAAGCTTTTAGAAAAGGGCAACATGTAAGAACATACTTAGAATATAAGCAAGAATATACGCAAACAATAAATAAATTTTTAGAAAGTGAGAAATTGTGA
- a CDS encoding nucleotidyltransferase family protein, giving the protein MICGVVAEFNPFHNGHKYQLDEINKLNPDIKIALISGDFVQRGELSILSTYDKTRIALEMGYDIVAAIPDKYSIQNAEIYCSFAVKILNELGVDYQIFGVESNDISDIYALIETVENVDIKPYLKQGYSYNKSISLALGDKSYLYTSNNILAMEYIKAIKKYNLNIKPLSIKRINTDYNDQIIRSNFASASKIRELIKSNESFEYLVPYKHKLNYIHSYEEKLFSLFKYIFLTRNNDNIYDMTKEIYNIIKNKLKISNNYFDFINNINCRNVSKTRIKRLMLNVILNIKDFDINKEDEIKEIKILGLNKKGGKYIKNIEKAYVDYSQFKESEEGFLLLKEYLFESKKFNKLIYWESEK; this is encoded by the coding sequence ATGATATGTGGTGTAGTTGCAGAATTTAATCCATTTCATAATGGACATAAGTATCAATTAGATGAAATAAATAAGCTTAATCCTGATATAAAGATAGCACTTATTTCAGGTGATTTTGTTCAAAGAGGAGAATTAAGTATACTAAGTACTTATGATAAAACTAGAATAGCACTTGAAATGGGCTATGATATAGTTGCTGCAATTCCTGATAAGTATAGTATACAAAATGCAGAAATATATTGTAGTTTTGCTGTTAAAATTCTTAATGAATTAGGAGTGGATTATCAAATATTTGGCGTAGAATCAAATGATATTTCTGATATTTATGCTTTAATTGAGACTGTTGAAAATGTAGATATAAAGCCCTATTTAAAACAAGGTTATAGCTATAATAAATCAATAAGTTTAGCTTTAGGTGATAAGTCTTATTTATATACATCTAATAATATACTTGCCATGGAATACATAAAAGCTATAAAAAAATATAATTTAAATATAAAACCTTTGTCAATAAAAAGGATAAATACAGATTATAATGACCAGATAATTAGAAGTAATTTTGCAAGTGCAAGTAAAATAAGAGAATTAATAAAAAGTAATGAATCTTTTGAATATTTAGTACCATATAAACATAAATTAAATTACATTCATTCATATGAAGAGAAATTATTTTCATTATTTAAATATATATTTTTGACTAGAAATAATGATAATATATATGATATGACAAAAGAAATTTACAACATAATAAAAAATAAATTAAAAATATCAAATAATTATTTTGATTTCATTAATAATATAAATTGTAGAAATGTATCAAAAACAAGAATTAAAAGATTAATGTTAAATGTTATTCTTAATATTAAAGATTTTGATATAAATAAAGAAGATGAAATTAAAGAAATAAAAATTTTAGGTCTAAATAAAAAAGGCGGAAAATACATAAAAAATATAGAAAAAGCATATGTTGACTATAGTCAATTTAAAGAATCTGAAGAAGGATTTTTATTATTAAAAGAGTATTTATTTGAGTCAAAAAAATTCAATAAATTAATATATTGGGAAAGTGAGAAATGA
- a CDS encoding extracellular solute-binding protein encodes MKKILYIFIIIFTLISCSGNREELNIYTWSEFIPEEVIEEFEKKENIKVNVSYYETNDMMLSKLLSGTDEYDIVSPSTDFIITMKKLNLISKLDKSKLNGIFENIRINKDIIDKYDKNLEYSIPYQIFATGISINKKYVDENDKDILSQSANIFSNKKYYKKMTMLDDARETLGLALSYLGYKTSTSNDKELEEAKKLLQEWKSNLVKLDNLNYGKGLIAGEFYIVHGYQDIFYELDEKDYKDYIFYLPKGALMYIDSMAILEKAKNKENAYKFLNYLYSKENYKKTVLKFKTPSVLKGLEDIKTILTLEEVLKNSTLPEPLDEVSKEKQDKIWNDIKLK; translated from the coding sequence ATGAAAAAAATACTTTATATTTTTATTATTATATTTACTCTTATAAGCTGTAGTGGCAATAGAGAGGAATTAAATATTTATACTTGGAGCGAGTTTATACCTGAAGAAGTTATAGAAGAATTTGAGAAAAAAGAGAATATAAAAGTCAATGTAAGTTACTATGAAACAAATGATATGATGTTATCAAAATTATTATCTGGAACAGATGAATATGACATAGTATCTCCATCAACTGATTTTATAATCACTATGAAAAAATTAAATTTAATATCAAAATTAGATAAATCAAAGTTAAATGGAATATTTGAAAATATCAGAATAAATAAAGATATCATAGATAAGTATGATAAGAACTTGGAATATTCAATTCCATATCAAATATTTGCAACAGGTATAAGTATTAATAAAAAATATGTTGATGAAAATGATAAAGATATTTTATCACAAAGTGCAAATATTTTTTCAAACAAAAAGTACTATAAAAAAATGACAATGTTAGATGATGCAAGAGAAACCTTAGGCTTAGCTTTAAGTTATTTAGGTTACAAAACATCAACTTCAAATGATAAAGAACTTGAAGAAGCCAAGAAATTATTACAGGAGTGGAAATCAAATCTTGTAAAACTTGATAACTTAAATTATGGTAAGGGTCTTATAGCCGGTGAGTTTTATATCGTACATGGTTATCAGGACATATTTTATGAACTTGATGAAAAGGATTACAAAGATTACATATTTTATCTTCCTAAGGGTGCATTAATGTACATTGATAGTATGGCTATTTTAGAAAAAGCAAAAAATAAAGAAAATGCATATAAATTTTTAAACTACTTGTATTCAAAAGAAAATTATAAAAAAACTGTATTAAAATTTAAAACACCAAGTGTGTTAAAAGGTCTAGAAGATATTAAAACTATACTTACGTTGGAAGAAGTTTTGAAAAATTCAACATTGCCTGAACCACTTGATGAAGTTTCAAAAGAAAAACAAGATAAAATATGGAATGATATAAAATTAAAATGA
- the disA gene encoding DNA integrity scanning diadenylate cyclase DisA, protein MSYRDRNELFDQVFSIMAPGQPLRKGVDRIKEASLGALIVLAEPDELKNIIEGGFTLYTDFTPQKLYELAKMDGAVIISKDIKKIYGANIQLQPDHNIETDESGTRHRTAHRMAIQTGHMVITISERRNKITVFKDKFKYIFDSIGDVLIKSSQAIMSLEKYSSITTKYLNNLNYSELENMVTLDDIISGIRFYSLLFNMDDKVIQYISELGTEGKTLQLQHTEIMLGQKNNFINLIKDYSNYENDKIEKPEKIYEKITQVENLDITDDEVIAKLLGYNLKVVMTEDILIPKGYRLLNNINRLSKKDIDNIIEEFKDIHGILSATLDDIQHIKGINKNKAEKIIKVNTRYRNTIKYEKQ, encoded by the coding sequence ATGTCATATAGAGATAGAAATGAGCTATTTGACCAAGTGTTTAGTATAATGGCTCCAGGACAACCACTTAGAAAAGGTGTTGATAGAATAAAAGAAGCTTCACTTGGTGCCCTTATAGTTTTAGCAGAACCAGATGAATTAAAAAATATAATTGAAGGCGGATTTACTCTTTATACTGATTTTACACCTCAAAAATTATATGAACTTGCGAAAATGGACGGTGCAGTAATAATATCAAAGGATATAAAAAAAATATATGGTGCAAATATTCAATTACAACCGGATCATAATATAGAAACGGATGAAAGTGGAACAAGACATAGAACAGCACATAGAATGGCAATACAAACAGGTCATATGGTAATTACCATATCTGAAAGAAGAAACAAAATTACTGTTTTTAAAGACAAATTTAAGTATATATTTGATTCTATAGGTGACGTTTTAATTAAATCATCACAAGCTATTATGTCTCTTGAAAAATATTCTAGTATAACGACAAAGTATTTAAATAATCTTAATTATTCTGAATTAGAAAATATGGTAACTCTTGATGATATAATAAGTGGAATCAGATTTTATTCACTGTTATTTAATATGGATGATAAGGTTATTCAATATATATCAGAACTTGGAACAGAAGGAAAAACTTTACAATTGCAGCATACTGAAATTATGCTAGGGCAAAAAAATAATTTTATAAATTTAATAAAAGATTATTCAAATTATGAAAATGATAAAATAGAAAAACCCGAAAAAATATATGAAAAAATCACACAAGTTGAAAATTTAGATATAACAGATGATGAGGTAATTGCTAAATTACTTGGATATAATTTGAAAGTTGTTATGACAGAAGATATATTAATTCCTAAAGGATATAGACTACTTAATAATATAAATAGGCTTAGTAAAAAAGATATAGATAATATTATTGAAGAATTTAAAGATATTCATGGTATATTAAGTGCTACATTAGATGATATACAACATATAAAAGGGATTAATAAAAATAAAGCTGAAAAAATAATTAAAGTTAATACAAGATATAGAAACACAATAAAATATGAAAAACAATAA
- the radA gene encoding DNA repair protein RadA, which translates to MAKERVTYICSDCSYKTIKWVGKCPNCGAWGTIDEEIIMKDLDKLITKSVPAQKLDDINIEKEFRINTKYIEFDRVLGGGLTKAEVVLVTGAPGIGKSTFLISLLNEYSKKVSTLYVSGEESLRQIKERANRLSISSNNLFLLNETKLENIIGTIIENKPSVVVIDSIQTLYSENINSLPASISQIKECSLKLIEIAKKYDIAFYIVGHVTKDGKLAGPKLLEHMVDCVISFEGDENNYYRIVRSTKNRYGSTNEISIFDMKETGIEEVKNPSEFFIASREEKNIGSIIVPCIEGSRVILFEIQSLISNAIYGYPKRIIQGFDKNRMEILLAVLSKNMKTDFNTKDVYINIPGGIELDERASDMAIILSLISTIKEQAVSAKIAALGELGLRGEVRAVSFIKKRIKELIKLGFTGVYLPKVHEEDLKKEKLNIKLNYINNISELIERIN; encoded by the coding sequence ATGGCTAAAGAAAGAGTAACATATATATGTTCAGATTGTTCTTATAAAACTATAAAATGGGTAGGGAAATGTCCTAATTGTGGTGCTTGGGGAACTATTGATGAAGAAATAATTATGAAAGATTTGGATAAATTAATTACTAAATCTGTACCGGCACAAAAATTAGACGATATAAATATAGAAAAAGAATTTAGAATAAATACTAAATATATTGAATTTGATAGAGTGTTAGGTGGAGGTTTAACTAAAGCGGAAGTGGTTTTAGTAACAGGAGCTCCTGGAATTGGAAAGTCAACTTTTTTAATATCATTGCTTAATGAATATTCAAAAAAAGTTAGCACTTTATATGTTTCGGGCGAAGAATCTTTAAGACAAATAAAAGAAAGAGCCAATAGGTTGTCTATATCTTCAAATAATTTATTTTTATTAAATGAAACTAAATTAGAAAATATTATCGGAACTATAATTGAAAATAAACCGAGTGTTGTTGTAATTGATTCAATACAAACTCTTTATTCTGAAAATATTAATTCATTGCCTGCCAGTATAAGTCAAATAAAAGAATGTTCTTTAAAATTAATAGAAATTGCTAAAAAATATGATATTGCTTTCTATATTGTTGGGCATGTCACAAAAGATGGGAAACTTGCAGGTCCAAAATTATTAGAACATATGGTTGATTGCGTTATTTCTTTTGAAGGTGATGAAAATAATTATTATAGAATAGTAAGAAGTACAAAAAATAGATATGGTTCTACAAATGAAATATCAATATTTGATATGAAAGAAACTGGGATTGAAGAGGTTAAAAATCCTTCCGAATTTTTTATAGCTTCAAGAGAAGAAAAAAATATTGGAAGTATAATAGTACCTTGTATTGAAGGAAGTAGAGTAATATTATTTGAGATACAATCACTGATATCAAATGCTATTTATGGTTATCCCAAAAGAATAATACAAGGATTTGATAAAAACAGAATGGAAATATTACTTGCGGTTTTATCTAAAAATATGAAAACAGACTTTAATACAAAAGATGTATATATAAATATACCCGGTGGAATAGAACTAGATGAAAGGGCAAGTGATATGGCTATTATTTTATCACTTATTTCAACCATTAAAGAACAAGCTGTGAGTGCAAAAATTGCAGCATTAGGAGAGCTTGGTTTAAGAGGTGAGGTAAGAGCGGTATCATTTATAAAAAAAAGGATAAAAGAGCTAATCAAATTAGGTTTTACAGGAGTATATTTACCAAAAGTTCATGAAGAGGACTTAAAAAAAGAAAAGTTAAATATAAAGCTTAATTATATTAACAATATAAGTGAGCTTATAGAAAGGATAAACTAA
- the coaD gene encoding pantetheine-phosphate adenylyltransferase, whose translation MIKKAIYAGSFDPITKGHLDIITRAKNLTDELVIGVLYNINKKDYWFTVDERIEMIKNSIIEMGHSLDNIKVISFNGLLVELIEQEKIDVLIRGLRAISDYEYEVQINLINDMLSKKSFETIFLNASRQYLYLSSSVVKEVAVNNGELSYFVTNNVAKMLREKVEKING comes from the coding sequence ATGATAAAAAAAGCAATTTATGCGGGTAGTTTTGATCCTATAACTAAAGGTCATTTAGATATAATAACAAGAGCAAAAAATCTTACAGATGAATTAGTAATAGGAGTTTTATATAATATAAATAAAAAAGATTATTGGTTTACTGTTGATGAACGTATAGAAATGATTAAAAATAGCATAATTGAGATGGGACATAGCTTAGACAATATCAAAGTTATTTCTTTTAATGGACTTTTAGTTGAACTTATAGAACAAGAAAAAATTGACGTATTAATAAGAGGATTGAGAGCAATATCTGATTATGAATATGAAGTACAAATTAATTTAATTAATGATATGCTTAGCAAAAAATCATTTGAAACAATATTTTTAAATGCTTCAAGACAATATCTATATCTTAGTTCAAGTGTAGTAAAAGAAGTAGCAGTAAATAACGGAGAATTATCATACTTTGTTACAAACAATGTAGCAAAAATGTTAAGAGAAAAGGTTGAAAAAATAAATGGCTAA
- the rnc gene encoding ribonuclease III — MITLRARLLNLMEKIGYKFKNEKYLLEAITHSSYAHEHSYLGIKNNEKLEFLGDSVLDLITTEYLIETHKTFNEGELSKLKSQIISETVFSSISTEIGLGDYLYFSNGEIASGGKYRKSILGDAFEALIGAVFKDSDYYTTREVALNLLKNKIEHINEIEGVRDYKTDLQEYVQSKYKITPEYILVDTAGPDHDKIFKVNVIVNGQIRGEGIAKSKKEAEKSAAKNALENWE, encoded by the coding sequence GTGATAACTTTGAGAGCTAGATTATTAAACCTTATGGAGAAAATCGGTTATAAATTTAAAAATGAGAAATATTTATTAGAAGCTATAACTCATAGTTCATATGCACATGAACATTCTTATCTAGGTATAAAAAATAATGAAAAATTAGAATTTTTAGGTGACTCTGTTTTAGATTTAATAACTACTGAATATCTTATAGAAACACATAAGACATTTAATGAGGGAGAGCTATCTAAATTAAAAAGTCAGATAATAAGTGAAACTGTTTTTTCATCAATTTCAACAGAAATAGGATTAGGAGATTACTTATATTTTAGTAATGGAGAAATAGCATCAGGCGGTAAATATAGAAAATCGATATTAGGAGATGCTTTTGAGGCGTTAATTGGGGCAGTATTTAAAGACTCTGATTATTATACAACTAGAGAAGTGGCACTGAATTTATTAAAAAATAAAATAGAACATATAAATGAAATAGAAGGTGTAAGAGATTATAAAACGGATTTACAAGAATATGTACAATCAAAGTATAAGATAACACCGGAATATATACTTGTTGATACAGCAGGTCCAGACCATGACAAAATATTTAAAGTTAATGTCATTGTAAATGGTCAAATTAGGGGAGAAGGAATTGCTAAGAGCAAAAAAGAAGCTGAAAAATCTGCTGCTAAGAATGCACTTGAAAATTGGGAGTAA
- the acpP gene encoding acyl carrier protein gives MIEKIKEIIMDQLDVEENEITMESSLVEDLGADSLDIAELMSSFQDEFDVELNPKDVEKIKKIKDLVAYIENHKQG, from the coding sequence ATGATAGAAAAAATAAAAGAAATTATAATGGATCAACTTGACGTTGAAGAGAATGAAATAACTATGGAAAGTTCTTTAGTTGAAGACTTGGGAGCAGATTCTTTAGATATTGCAGAACTTATGTCATCATTTCAAGATGAATTTGATGTTGAATTAAATCCAAAAGATGTTGAAAAAATAAAAAAAATAAAAGATTTAGTGGCATATATTGAAAATCATAAACAAGGGTGA
- a CDS encoding N-glycosylase/DNA lyase, with protein MEINKDLHEKILEINESIKEDVDQKIREYKAAFNYDNKKFFCEVAFCILTPQSKALKSWEIIQTLDENGLLYNGQYEDIVDYLNAIRFKNTKAKRLIMLRELMTVNGELNPKKVLMSNGDVKKIREWIIKNINGMGLKEASHVLRNLGMGEDIAILDRHILRVLKDLHVIDEIPKTLTYKKYIEIEDKMREYSKYSKITMDRLDLVLWYRQVGYIFK; from the coding sequence ATGGAAATTAACAAAGATTTACATGAGAAAATTTTAGAAATAAATGAAAGTATAAAAGAAGATGTCGATCAGAAGATAAGAGAGTATAAAGCGGCATTTAATTATGACAATAAGAAGTTTTTTTGTGAAGTTGCATTTTGCATATTAACGCCTCAGTCTAAAGCTCTTAAATCATGGGAGATAATTCAAACTTTAGATGAAAATGGTTTACTTTATAACGGGCAATATGAAGATATAGTAGATTATTTAAATGCAATAAGATTTAAAAATACTAAAGCAAAAAGACTAATAATGTTAAGAGAGTTAATGACTGTAAATGGAGAGCTAAATCCTAAAAAAGTTTTAATGAGTAATGGAGATGTAAAAAAAATAAGGGAATGGATAATTAAAAACATAAATGGTATGGGTCTTAAAGAAGCAAGTCATGTACTTAGAAATTTAGGTATGGGAGAAGATATTGCAATTTTAGATAGACATATATTAAGAGTGCTTAAAGATTTACATGTTATAGATGAAATTCCTAAAACATTAACATATAAAAAATATATAGAAATTGAAGATAAAATGAGAGAATATTCAAAATATTCTAAAATTACAATGGATAGACTTGATTTAGTATTATGGTATAGACAAGTTGGATATATATTTAAATAA